One genomic region from Vanacampus margaritifer isolate UIUO_Vmar chromosome 2, RoL_Vmar_1.0, whole genome shotgun sequence encodes:
- the LOC144044554 gene encoding ferritin, middle subunit → MESQVRQNYHRECEAAINRMVNMELFASYTYTSMAFYFSRDDVALPGFSHFFKENSEEEREHADKLLSFQNKRGGRIFLQDIKKPERDEWGSGLEAMQCALQLEKNVNQALLELHKLASDHVDPHLCDFLETHYLNEQVEAIKQLGDYISNLTRMDAQNNKMAEYLFDKHSLGGKS, encoded by the exons ATGGAGTCTCAAGTGCGCCAGAACTACCACCGCGAATGTGAGGCCGCCATTAACCGAATGGTCAACATGGAGCTGTTCGCTTCCTACACCTACACCTCAATG GCCTTTTACTTCTCCCGAGATGATGTGGCCCTTCCAGGCTTTTCCCATTTCTTCAAGGAGAACAGTGAGGAAGAGAGGGAACATGCAGATAAGCTGCTGTCCTTCCAGAACAAGAGAGGTGGACGTATCTTCCTCCAGGATATTAAG AAACCAGAGCGTGATGAGTGGGGAAGTGGACTTGAGGCCATGCAGTGTGCCCTGCAGTTGGAGAAAAATGTCAACCAGGCTctgctggaactgcacaaacTGGCTTCTGATCATGTGGACCCTCAT CTGTGTGACTTTTTGGAAACCCACTACTTGAACGAGCAGGTGGAGGCCATAAAGCAGCTGGGCGACTACATCAGCAACCTGACCCGCATGGATGCCCAAAACAACAAGATGGCCGAATACCTGTTTGACAAGCACTCTCTGGGTGGCAAAAGCTAA